Part of the Cuniculiplasma divulgatum genome, TATACAATCTTAAGAAAGAAACTTAGTTTGAGTTATAGATATTTCTCTAATCCATTTGTTATTATATCAGGACTGCTGCTTGCTGCCAATTGGGTTTTCCTGTTTTATGCTGTGAGCCTAATTCCAATATCAGAGGCTATAATATTCTACTACTTTGGGCCTGTTATTGCTATTTTACTTTCACCACTGGTAAAGGAAAGAATAAACAGTTTCAATCTGATAAATGTGATCCTATCATTCGCAGGAATATTGATAATGTCAGCTGGTACAATTTATTTAAATCCACTGGGTTTAATTTCAGCAATACTTTCAGGAATAACATATGGGTTGCTGTCAATAACAAGTAAACATTCTTCAAAATATTTAAGCCCCATCAATCTTGTGTTCTTTCAGGTTTTAATTTCATCCATAGTTCTATTTCCTTTCGTTCTCTTTATAAAATATTCATTTAGCGTTAATGATGTATTTATAGCCATATTTTCATCTGTTGTTCAGACAGTACTTGCCTTATTCCTTTGGTACGATTCCATGAAAAATCTCAATGTTCAGATAGTATCCATCATAAGCTATCTCGATCCTGTATTTGCAATCATATTTGCTCTGGCATTCCTGAGGCAAATACCAACAATCTATACTCTTATAGGAGGTACATTGCTTATAGGAAGTGGTCTGCTAACCACTATTATAGCACTGAAGGACAAAGATCGTGAACCAGATATCAATATAGAATGAATTAACTGAAAAATGCTGTATAGACATTCCAAGTTCAATTGAAGTCGTAGTGAACAATTTGTTAGATTTCTATCAGATATTACAAGTCAAACCAGAGAATAAAATTTTGGAGTATTATCTTGCAGAACTTAATGCCTAGACGACAATGCAAAGCTAAACAAAACAATAAAAACTAAGTCATTAGATAATGGAAGAAAGTTGAAATTAAAGGCTCAGATTTTTATTTAAAAATAAGTGTCTTTCCTTGTTCCAAAAACTTAATTAAGATAGGGACTTTATGCATATTAATGCCTGAAATAAACGCCAAATTCATCGCTGTTATAATAGTGGCAGCTATAATACTTGGTACAGGCCTTTCCCTATTCCACGAAACATATAACGCAAAGCCCTACGAAAAGATCAAGATTCCTCAGATATTTGAGAACGAGCAAAAGATGCTGGCCTTTAGCACAAAAGGTTCGAGCATGAGCCCTGTACAAAACGGGACAATACAACTGCATGGGTATATAAAAAACAAATCTGGAAACCCGGTTACAGGAAGAATATCAATTTATGATTTTCCATGGGTAGTTTACACGGATCTTAATAGTCAGGGATATTACAATGTAACATTGCTACAGTATGGTTCATTTACCATAGGCTACAAGGTAAGCGGATATAATACTGGCTTTAGTAAATTTACCATACTCTCAGGTAATTCAAAATGGGAAAATTTAACATTGCAAAAGGCGACCTTTTATAATGTATCAGGAAAAACATTTAACCTTACGGGAGCAAATGTTCCAAATGTAAATCTTTCATTTATTTCATTTTTTGGTTTTTATAACAGTAGCTCCAATTCAAACGCTGTTTACCATACTGTTCTACAGAACGGTACTTACGCAGCCCTAACAATTAAAAGGAATTACAATGAAACTCCAAAACCTCTTTTCTTCAACGTCACCGGAAAAGAAATAACAAATCTGAATTTTAAAATGAGGAATTTGAAAAACGAAACCTATCTAATTTCAGGTTATGTACGGAATAAATTAAACCTGCCGGTTCCCCTGATTAAAGTTAGCTCAGTATCACTAAGTCGTAATTCAACAGTGCGAAGCCTCAGTACTCCATCATTTTTTGCAAGTACACTCACAAATAAATCAGGGTACTATC contains:
- a CDS encoding DMT family transporter, with protein sequence MVLSTVIWGSIPVMAVWSYLPSPIFVFFRVIISTAVLYTILRKKLSLSYRYFSNPFVIISGLLLAANWVFLFYAVSLIPISEAIIFYYFGPVIAILLSPLVKERINSFNLINVILSFAGILIMSAGTIYLNPLGLISAILSGITYGLLSITSKHSSKYLSPINLVFFQVLISSIVLFPFVLFIKYSFSVNDVFIAIFSSVVQTVLALFLWYDSMKNLNVQIVSIISYLDPVFAIIFALAFLRQIPTIYTLIGGTLLIGSGLLTTIIALKDKDREPDINIE